One part of the Rubrobacter calidifluminis genome encodes these proteins:
- the selB gene encoding selenocysteine-specific translation elongation factor translates to MQKPAGKSEDNPIALTIGTAGHIDHGKTTLVRRMTGTDTDRLEEEHRRGISIVPGYAELTLPSGRRASLVDVPGHERFVRNMVSGATGVDAFLLVVAADDGVMPQTREHMDVLRILGVEQGVVALTKTDAVDEETAALAELDVEEYLESVGIEAPVVRVSGVTGEGVGELLEALDRLVETVKPGRGAEDVARLPVDRAFVLQGIGVVVTGTLWSGEIRVGDMLYTSSGLRPRVRSIQNHGRPAEIARRGARTALNLAGVEISEVSAGDVLLSEPHPPTRMIDARIRLLEGARPLGHGVRVRLHHATTSVNARVLLAGRERLAPGESALGRLRLEAPVVAFFGDRFVLRSLAPQVTIGGGTVLDPHPAGRRPDEEWLGALEDGDLTKILPAALRRSPDSGLSREEVAELVPSSRGRLRGDEKIEGVVSVGGIYALESAVEEGKRRLLRAVRERYEGSPESPELSLAEARAATGLEERLADAVVDGLEEAGKVRVSEAGVSLPEAEVPEEIEEGARRLLSRLREAGVEAPTLEESPELRLLLRRGEAVRVGENMFAAREVARRMIEEIIAFCRESDEVTLAGFRDRMSTSRKYAQAWLEYADGEGVTRRVGDRRVLTRRYR, encoded by the coding sequence TTGCAGAAGCCTGCAGGGAAGTCTGAGGACAATCCCATAGCCCTGACTATCGGGACGGCCGGGCACATAGACCACGGCAAGACCACCCTGGTGCGCCGCATGACCGGCACCGACACCGACAGGCTCGAGGAGGAACACCGGCGGGGGATCTCCATCGTCCCGGGTTACGCGGAGCTCACGCTGCCGAGCGGTCGCCGGGCGAGCCTGGTCGACGTGCCGGGGCACGAGCGGTTCGTCAGGAACATGGTCTCCGGGGCGACGGGCGTCGATGCCTTCCTGCTCGTGGTCGCGGCGGACGACGGGGTCATGCCCCAGACGCGAGAGCACATGGACGTGCTCAGGATCCTCGGCGTCGAGCAGGGGGTGGTGGCGCTGACCAAGACAGACGCGGTCGACGAGGAGACGGCCGCTCTGGCCGAGCTCGACGTGGAGGAGTACCTGGAGTCGGTCGGGATAGAGGCCCCGGTGGTGCGGGTCAGCGGCGTCACGGGGGAAGGCGTGGGGGAGTTGCTCGAGGCCCTGGACCGCCTGGTGGAGACGGTGAAGCCGGGGCGCGGAGCGGAGGACGTCGCCCGGCTCCCCGTGGACCGGGCCTTCGTCCTGCAGGGGATAGGTGTGGTCGTGACCGGGACGTTGTGGTCTGGGGAGATACGGGTCGGGGATATGCTGTATACCTCCTCCGGGTTGCGCCCGAGGGTGCGCAGCATCCAGAACCACGGCCGTCCGGCCGAGATCGCCCGCCGGGGGGCGCGGACGGCGCTCAACCTCGCCGGGGTGGAGATCTCGGAGGTCTCCGCCGGTGACGTGCTGCTCTCCGAGCCCCATCCTCCCACGCGCATGATCGACGCAAGGATAAGGCTTTTGGAGGGGGCCCGGCCGCTCGGGCACGGTGTCCGGGTGCGGTTGCACCACGCCACCACCTCGGTCAACGCCCGGGTGCTCCTGGCGGGGCGGGAGAGGCTCGCGCCCGGGGAGAGCGCGCTGGGGCGTCTCAGGCTCGAAGCTCCGGTGGTGGCGTTCTTCGGCGACCGGTTCGTGCTGCGTTCTCTGGCTCCCCAGGTCACGATCGGAGGGGGGACGGTGCTGGATCCTCATCCTGCGGGACGGCGGCCGGACGAGGAGTGGCTCGGCGCGCTCGAGGATGGGGATCTCACGAAGATACTGCCGGCCGCCCTGCGCCGCTCTCCGGACTCCGGGCTCTCCCGGGAGGAGGTGGCGGAGCTTGTCCCGTCCTCCCGGGGCAGACTGCGGGGCGACGAGAAGATCGAGGGCGTCGTCTCCGTCGGCGGGATTTACGCCCTCGAGTCCGCCGTAGAAGAGGGGAAGAGGCGGCTGCTGCGGGCGGTGCGGGAGCGTTACGAGGGATCGCCCGAGAGCCCTGAGCTCTCGCTCGCGGAGGCGCGTGCCGCGACGGGTCTGGAGGAGCGCCTCGCCGACGCCGTCGTGGATGGGCTTGAAGAAGCCGGGAAAGTGAGGGTCTCCGAGGCCGGGGTGAGTCTCCCGGAGGCGGAGGTGCCCGAGGAGATCGAGGAGGGAGCGCGCAGGCTCCTTTCGCGCCTGCGCGAGGCGGGGGTGGAGGCGCCGACGCTGGAGGAGAGCCCGGAGCTTCGGCTGCTGTTGCGACGGGGCGAGGCGGTGAGGGTCGGGGAGAACATGTTCGCCGCCCGGGAGGTTGCGCGCAGGATGATCGAGGAGATAATCGCGTTCTGCAGGGAGTCGGACGAGGTGACCCTCGCCGGCTTCCGGGACCGCATGTCCACGAGCCGCAAGTACGCTCAGGCCTGGCTCGAGTACGCGGACGGAGAAGGCGTGACCCGGAGGGTCGGGGACAGGAGGGTCCTCACCCGCCGCTACCGCTAG
- the moaC gene encoding cyclic pyranopterin monophosphate synthase MoaC has protein sequence MDEFSHIDAGGAARMVDVGGKPVVRRAARATGRISLSPGTVDLLRQKALPKGDALNTARIAGIVAAKRTPELIPLCHGIALSHVDVEFEVEEDGVVIEATARASDRTGVEMEALTAVSVAALTLYDMCKAVDKNMRIEGVRLLEKTKSPSE, from the coding sequence ATGGACGAGTTCTCGCACATAGACGCCGGGGGCGCCGCCCGGATGGTCGACGTCGGTGGGAAGCCCGTCGTCCGGCGCGCCGCCCGGGCGACGGGGCGCATCAGCCTCTCCCCTGGTACGGTGGATCTCCTGAGGCAGAAGGCGCTCCCGAAAGGGGATGCCCTCAATACGGCCAGGATCGCCGGGATCGTGGCCGCCAAGCGCACGCCGGAGCTCATACCGCTGTGCCACGGCATCGCTCTGAGCCACGTGGACGTCGAGTTCGAGGTCGAGGAGGACGGGGTCGTGATAGAGGCCACCGCCCGGGCTTCGGATCGGACGGGGGTGGAGATGGAGGCGCTCACGGCGGTGAGCGTCGCGGCGCTCACGCTCTATGACATGTGCAAGGCGGTGGACAAAAACATGCGGATAGAGGGCGTGAGGCTCCTCGAGAAGACCAAGAGCCCTTCAGAGTGA
- a CDS encoding precorrin-2 dehydrogenase/sirohydrochlorin ferrochelatase family protein: MSEEPAKEDSFLYPVFFDLRGRRCVVIGGGGVATRKILELARAGAEVVAVAPCVGPEIVRVCSEVHERPYQSGDLDGAFLAFAATDSREVNRTVAEEAHRRGIPVNVADRPAEGDFSLPSVLRRGLLQVAVSTSGASPALARSIRRQLEGLFGREWEDLVRRVGEARRLGDHDEGLEEEVRACLSRLRG; encoded by the coding sequence TTGTCGGAGGAGCCCGCGAAAGAAGATTCCTTTCTCTATCCAGTGTTCTTCGACCTGCGCGGCCGGCGGTGCGTGGTGATAGGAGGAGGCGGGGTCGCGACCCGCAAGATCCTTGAGCTGGCCCGGGCGGGAGCCGAGGTGGTCGCCGTGGCCCCCTGCGTCGGGCCGGAGATCGTGCGTGTATGCAGCGAGGTGCATGAGCGGCCCTACCAGAGCGGGGATCTCGATGGTGCCTTCCTCGCTTTCGCGGCGACCGACTCCCGGGAGGTGAACCGGACGGTGGCGGAGGAAGCGCACCGGCGAGGCATCCCGGTGAACGTCGCCGACCGTCCGGCGGAGGGCGACTTCTCCCTCCCGTCGGTGCTCCGGCGGGGACTCCTTCAGGTCGCGGTCTCCACGAGCGGTGCGTCCCCCGCTCTGGCGCGCTCCATCCGGAGGCAGCTGGAGGGGTTGTTCGGGCGGGAATGGGAGGATCTCGTGCGGCGTGTGGGGGAGGCGCGGCGGCTGGGAGACCACGACGAAGGGCTCGAAGAGGAGGTGAGGGCTTGCTTATCGCGGTTGCGGGGATGA
- the hemA gene encoding glutamyl-tRNA reductase, translated as MLIAVAGMSYRTTPVEIREKVAFPVCAGRSFLRRIREEGLVSEAVLLSTCNRTELYAVLEGERMRAPLLAAIAGDRGLDLATLEREIYWLTDEEAVRHLYRVASSLDSMVVGEAQILGQVREAYRVATEEKATGHIINRLFHTALRIGKRVRAQTGIGDGSVSVPHVAAKLAEEVFGGLRGRRALVIGAGDMSELVVKHLRSRGIREVMIANRTPERARLLADRLEGIAVGFEDIGRELAAADVVVSSTGSGEWVVSLEEVERAVERRTAPLFFVDIAVPRDVDPRVQSLRGVHLYDIDDLQAVVERNACDRKAAAEAGEAMISPAVVEFMSWLSTLDVVPVIKEMRNEAESIRRHELARALKRLDLSPEEEQVLERMTHAIVNKLLHGPIQEVKSRASSPLQSPEVRRRLWERESFEVELHGPRRG; from the coding sequence TTGCTTATCGCGGTTGCGGGGATGAGCTACAGGACCACGCCGGTCGAGATCAGGGAGAAGGTCGCCTTCCCGGTGTGTGCCGGACGTAGCTTCCTGCGGCGCATCAGGGAGGAAGGGCTCGTTTCGGAGGCCGTCCTGCTCTCCACGTGCAACAGAACGGAGCTCTACGCCGTCCTGGAGGGCGAGAGGATGAGGGCACCGCTTCTGGCGGCGATCGCCGGGGACAGGGGGTTGGATCTCGCGACCCTGGAGCGCGAGATCTACTGGTTGACCGACGAGGAGGCCGTGAGGCACCTTTACCGGGTGGCGAGTTCGCTGGACTCCATGGTCGTCGGGGAGGCCCAGATACTGGGACAGGTGCGCGAGGCCTACCGCGTGGCGACGGAGGAGAAGGCGACCGGGCATATCATAAACCGGCTCTTTCACACCGCGCTCAGGATCGGCAAGCGGGTCCGGGCGCAGACCGGGATCGGGGACGGCTCGGTCTCGGTGCCGCACGTGGCGGCGAAGCTGGCCGAGGAGGTCTTCGGCGGGCTGCGCGGTCGGCGGGCGCTGGTGATCGGCGCGGGCGACATGAGCGAGCTGGTCGTCAAGCACCTGAGATCTCGCGGCATCAGGGAGGTGATGATAGCCAACCGCACCCCGGAGCGTGCCCGTCTGCTGGCCGATCGCCTGGAGGGGATCGCCGTCGGGTTCGAGGACATCGGCCGGGAGCTCGCGGCTGCGGACGTCGTGGTAAGCTCCACGGGCTCCGGAGAGTGGGTCGTCAGCCTGGAGGAGGTCGAGCGGGCCGTCGAGAGGCGTACGGCGCCGCTCTTCTTCGTCGATATCGCGGTGCCCCGGGACGTAGACCCCCGGGTGCAGAGCCTCAGAGGGGTCCACCTCTACGACATAGACGACCTGCAGGCGGTCGTCGAACGCAACGCCTGCGACCGGAAGGCCGCGGCGGAGGCGGGGGAGGCCATGATCTCCCCGGCCGTCGTGGAGTTCATGAGCTGGCTCTCGACCCTGGACGTGGTGCCGGTCATCAAAGAGATGAGGAACGAGGCGGAGAGTATCCGGCGCCACGAGCTGGCGCGGGCGCTGAAGAGGCTCGACCTCTCTCCGGAAGAGGAGCAGGTGCTGGAGAGGATGACCCACGCCATCGTCAACAAGCTGCTGCACGGTCCGATCCAGGAGGTGAAGTCCCGGGCTTCTTCTCCTCTGCAGAGCCCGGAGGTGCGGCGGCGCCTGTGGGAGCGGGAGAGCTTC